TTTGAGACCCCATGGGAGTGCTGGTGTGCGGAGGCGGTTGGCTGGCTTCGGCCTCCGGTCAAGTTTGCCGAAGGGCTTGGTTTGAAGGGAATGTGCACAGGTGGCCGAGCGGTTAATGGCAGCAGACTGTAAATCTGCCGCTCCTTGCGAGCTACGGAGGTTCGAATCCTCCCCTGTGCACCATAAGTTTTGCAGGTTCCGCCGATGAGTTTTCTGGCGGATGGACGGCGTAAAGGAATCGCGGTTCTTTTGCTTGCCGGGCTGGGGCTGCTGGCTTGGGAGACGATAGACCCGGGGCAGGTCCGGTGGGTTGTGATGGTGGTGCTGGGTGGTTTCGCGCTGCGCATCCTGCTTGCCGCTGGTTCGCGCGACGGGGCGGATACGCGATAGGATAGCGAAGGGCATCCGCGACGTTGGCGGGTGGTTTTTTGAGAGGGCTGATGTAGCTCAGTCGGTAGAGCACTCCCTTGGTAAGGGAGAGGTCACCGGTTCAATCCCGGTCATCAGCTCCAGAATTTTGGAGTGGGTCAGAGAGGTAGGCAGCAGGAAGGCGGGTAGTAGGCGCGTTCCGGCTGCATTGCTGCGTGTCTGGCTCCGGTGTTTCGGCGGGAGTAACTCAGTGGTAGAGTCACAGCCTTCCAAGCTGTTGGTCGCGGGTTCGATTCCCGTCTCCCGCTCCAGGTTTCAGGGTTGCAGATTTTAGCTCGCAGGTCTTAAAGAGTCGTAAGAGTCACGAGAAAGTCAAGAGATCGCGCTGGGAAAGCTGGCGCGAGTTCTACGCAGGAGTGGGAGATGTTTGAGCAGGCGGTGATTCCGGTACAGGATCAGCAGCGTGTGTCGGAAATGAACGCGGTGCTGGAGTCTACTTTTGCGGCGAGCAGCGTGGCGCGTTTTTTGAAGCGGGTGCAATCCGCGGGATTGCGGGTTCGCGACTTTGAGGGAATCCTGTCGCGCGGCCTGCTGGGGCCGAACACAGCGGCGCTCTATGGCGCTCTGGTGGATTCGGATCGCGGGCAGGTGCGGGAGCGTTACCTGGCGTTGGTGGAGCGAGTGGCCCTGGAGCATCGCGCGAAGTATTTGAAGGTGTATGCCTATTACTGATCGGGCAGCCACTGCGGAGGCCGAAAACGGTGTCTACGTAGTGGTGTGGGAGTTTGAAGTGAAGGCGGGTTGGGAGGCGGAGTTTGTGGCCGTCTATGGAGCCGATGGAGACTGGGCTCGCCTGTTTCGCCGGGAAAAAGGGTTTTTGCGGGTAGAGTTGGCTCGAAGCGTCATGGCTCAGAATCGGTTTTTTACATTCGATTACTGG
This DNA window, taken from Acidisarcina sp., encodes the following:
- a CDS encoding antibiotic biosynthesis monooxygenase family protein → MPITDRAATAEAENGVYVVVWEFEVKAGWEAEFVAVYGADGDWARLFRREKGFLRVELARSVMAQNRFFTFDYWVSAAAFLEFCSKHGAAYEALDEKWAGITERERRIGAFPPE